In a single window of the Orbaceae bacterium lpD04 genome:
- a CDS encoding 1-phosphofructokinase — MIYTLTLNTAIDINIRCQGLNPNTVNRTSHTQYSPNGKAINVSIVLNKFGKSTTALGFFGGFSGKYIVDELDKKSIKTIPCWIDEITRINVFINDGKDEYKLVGKGPFVVDEKKTEMLTLIASLCCHSYLVISGSLPNNIEPSYYDLILSLCHKKNIHVILDISHPKLSDLLRYKPLLIKPNNDEVKEIFGLETTNCDQIVFAIKKIHTLGAQNILLTMGDKGLYFSNGSQLWFCNSVAIDLVSSACAGDASLAAFLSVWLPEQNNIELAMKKASATGANVAESDGLGLLNKIDSYMQQLTITAIK; from the coding sequence ATGATATATACACTGACACTTAATACCGCAATTGATATCAATATCCGTTGTCAGGGCTTAAACCCAAATACGGTTAATCGTACATCGCATACTCAATATAGTCCTAATGGTAAGGCGATTAATGTTTCAATTGTACTCAATAAGTTTGGCAAATCAACCACTGCTCTTGGATTTTTTGGTGGATTTTCCGGTAAATATATTGTTGATGAACTCGATAAAAAGAGTATCAAGACAATCCCTTGCTGGATTGATGAGATCACCCGAATCAATGTTTTTATTAATGATGGTAAAGATGAATATAAGTTAGTTGGTAAAGGCCCTTTTGTTGTTGATGAAAAAAAAACTGAAATGCTGACCCTAATAGCATCTCTTTGTTGTCATAGTTATTTAGTTATCAGCGGCAGTTTACCTAATAATATCGAACCGAGTTACTATGATCTGATATTGTCTTTATGCCATAAAAAAAATATTCACGTTATTTTAGATATTAGCCACCCTAAACTAAGTGATTTACTCCGTTATAAACCTTTATTGATAAAACCTAACAATGATGAAGTAAAAGAGATATTTGGTTTAGAAACCACTAATTGCGATCAAATTGTTTTTGCCATCAAAAAAATTCATACACTCGGTGCACAAAATATCTTGTTAACAATGGGCGATAAAGGATTGTATTTTTCTAACGGCTCACAGCTATGGTTTTGCAATTCGGTTGCAATTGATTTGGTCAGTTCAGCTTGTGCCGGCGATGCCTCTTTAGCCGCATTTTTAAGTGTGTGGCTACCTGAGCAAAATAATATTGAGTTAGCCATGAAAAAAGCTTCAGCAACAGGTGCTAATGTTGCCGAGTCTGATGGGCTTGGTCTTCTTAATAAAATCGATAGCTACATGCAGCAATTAACAATTACAGCCATCAAATGA
- a CDS encoding PTS sugar transporter subunit IIA: MNTIQLSSNDICFINKAFTKKQAIEAVAKNMIDAHLVKDDYIEAMFDRDNQISTFLGNGIAIPHGTTEKRDSVLQTGIKVLFCPQGINWDEDNNIAYVIIGIAAKANEHLDVLRQLTRAVIAQDTLTRIKAVKNPDELLMILQG, from the coding sequence ATGAATACAATACAATTAAGCAGTAATGATATTTGCTTTATCAATAAAGCTTTCACCAAAAAGCAAGCAATTGAAGCCGTTGCAAAAAATATGATTGATGCCCATTTAGTAAAAGATGATTATATTGAAGCGATGTTTGATCGAGATAATCAAATTTCAACATTTTTAGGTAATGGTATTGCCATCCCCCACGGCACAACTGAAAAACGAGATAGTGTGTTACAAACAGGAATCAAAGTTCTTTTTTGCCCGCAAGGCATTAATTGGGATGAAGATAACAATATTGCTTATGTGATAATTGGCATTGCAGCTAAAGCGAATGAACACCTCGATGTTTTACGTCAATTAACAAGGGCGGTTATTGCACAAGATACATTAACACGCATTAAGGCAGTGAAAAATCCTGATGAACTGCTAATGATTTTGCAAGGGTAA
- a CDS encoding SDR family NAD(P)-dependent oxidoreductase: MNVVLVTGASSGFGEAICRKLIADGYKVIGSARRLDKLTSLAAELGTNFLPLQLDVTQKDAVNNLLLGLPQGFKDIDILINNAGLALGMEVAYEANYDDWETMVHTNIIGLMHLTRVILPSMVERNFGYIINLGSTAGNYPYRGGNVYGATKAFVKQFSANLRTDLFGKKIRVTNIEPGLCGGTEFSNVRFHGDKNQADAVYQNVDFITANDIANTISWLVDTPAHFNVNSLEIMPVAQVPAGLAVSKEIK, translated from the coding sequence ATGAATGTTGTTTTAGTCACTGGCGCATCATCTGGATTTGGTGAAGCTATTTGTCGTAAATTAATCGCAGATGGATATAAAGTTATTGGTAGCGCAAGGCGCTTAGATAAACTCACATCCTTAGCTGCCGAACTTGGAACTAATTTTTTACCCCTACAATTAGATGTAACACAAAAAGATGCTGTGAATAATCTTTTATTAGGTTTACCTCAAGGTTTTAAAGACATCGATATTTTAATTAATAATGCAGGGCTTGCACTTGGAATGGAAGTCGCATATGAAGCGAATTATGATGATTGGGAAACAATGGTTCACACCAATATCATTGGTTTAATGCATTTAACTCGGGTTATATTACCTAGCATGGTGGAACGTAATTTTGGTTATATCATTAATTTAGGCTCTACGGCGGGTAACTATCCTTATCGTGGTGGGAATGTTTATGGCGCAACAAAGGCATTTGTTAAACAGTTCAGTGCTAATTTACGCACAGATTTGTTTGGTAAAAAAATACGCGTAACAAATATTGAACCTGGCTTATGTGGCGGCACGGAATTTTCTAATGTTAGATTCCATGGTGATAAAAATCAGGCTGATGCTGTTTATCAAAATGTTGATTTTATTACTGCTAATGATATTGCTAATACCATTTCTTGGCTAGTTGATACGCCTGCGCATTTTAATGTGAATTCATTAGAAATCATGCCTGTAGCTCAAGTTCCAGCTGGGCTTGCAGTATCTAAAGAAATCAAATAA
- the thrA gene encoding bifunctional aspartate kinase/homoserine dehydrogenase I, with translation MKVLKFGGTSVANAERFLRVAEIIENNAKQEQTATVLSAPAKITNHLVAMVEKTVAGQDIQTNINEAEKIFADLLAGLAQALPNFAYEEMKRFSLNELNNLKQLFHGIKLLGQCPDSINASIICRGEKLSIAIMDALLKAKGHHVTVINPVIMLLADGDYLESTVDINESTHRIKELNIPKNNIILMPGFTAGNEKGELVVLGRNGSDYSAAVLAACLRASCCEIWTDVDGVYTCDPRLVPDARLLKTMSYQEAMELSYFGAKVLHPRTILPIAQFQIPCLIKNTNNPDAPGTLIGANIVDTSAPVKGITNLNNMAMINVSGPGLKGMVGMSARVFSAMSYAGISVVLITQSSSEYSISFCVPQAELYLAQEALSEEFYLELKDGLLEPVEVIEKLAIISVVGDGMRTMRGLSANFFTALARANINIVAIAQGSSERSISVVVDNDIAVMGVRVAHQMLFGTDQTLDVFIIGVGGVGGALVDQISRQQTWLKNKQIDLRVCGLFNSKHCVLNRDGLSLTNWRDTIKQSQKTYSINQILEFAKDNRLLNPILVDCTSSSDVADKYADLLASGFHVVTPNKKANTSSMAYYLRLRQEAAKSKRKFQYDTNVGAGLPVIENLQNLLNAGDELIRFSGILSGSLSFIFGKLDEGMSLSEATKLAKEKGFTEPDPRDDLSGTDVARKLLILAREAGLQLELAQINVQSVLPASYSQGDVSEFMAKLPQLDTEFKTKVETAAKQGKVLRYVGSIDNGECSVKIEAVDSDDPLYKIKNGENALAFYTRYYQPIPLVLRGYGAGNDVTAAGVFADILRTTSSKIGG, from the coding sequence ATGAAAGTATTAAAATTTGGAGGAACATCCGTTGCTAATGCCGAGCGTTTTCTTCGCGTCGCTGAGATTATTGAAAATAATGCTAAGCAAGAGCAAACGGCTACCGTATTATCGGCGCCAGCGAAAATAACCAATCATTTAGTGGCTATGGTCGAAAAAACAGTCGCAGGGCAAGATATTCAAACTAATATTAACGAAGCAGAAAAGATTTTTGCTGATCTTTTAGCCGGCTTAGCCCAAGCGTTACCTAATTTTGCCTATGAAGAGATGAAAAGATTTTCATTAAATGAATTAAATAATCTAAAACAACTTTTTCATGGCATTAAATTACTAGGTCAGTGCCCAGATAGTATTAATGCCTCTATTATTTGTCGAGGTGAAAAATTATCTATTGCGATAATGGATGCATTACTAAAAGCTAAAGGTCATCATGTAACCGTTATCAACCCAGTTATCATGCTTCTTGCTGATGGCGATTATTTAGAATCAACAGTCGATATCAACGAATCAACTCATCGAATTAAAGAATTGAATATACCTAAAAATAATATTATTTTGATGCCGGGATTCACCGCAGGCAATGAAAAAGGTGAACTTGTTGTTCTTGGACGAAATGGTTCTGATTATTCAGCAGCTGTGTTAGCAGCCTGCTTGCGTGCTAGCTGCTGTGAAATTTGGACTGATGTTGATGGAGTGTACACATGTGATCCACGCTTAGTTCCTGATGCAAGGTTACTAAAAACGATGTCTTATCAAGAAGCGATGGAATTATCTTATTTTGGAGCCAAAGTTCTTCATCCTCGCACTATATTACCGATTGCCCAATTTCAAATCCCATGCTTAATTAAAAATACCAATAACCCTGATGCACCAGGCACATTAATTGGTGCGAATATTGTGGATACTTCTGCGCCAGTAAAAGGAATAACGAACCTAAATAATATGGCCATGATTAATGTCTCAGGGCCAGGACTTAAAGGTATGGTTGGTATGTCTGCGCGAGTATTTTCAGCTATGTCTTATGCCGGCATTTCGGTCGTATTAATTACTCAATCATCATCAGAATACAGCATTAGCTTTTGTGTTCCACAAGCTGAGCTTTACCTTGCTCAAGAAGCATTGAGTGAAGAGTTTTACTTGGAGCTAAAAGATGGCCTACTTGAGCCAGTCGAAGTTATTGAGAAGCTAGCGATTATCTCTGTTGTCGGTGATGGTATGCGCACTATGCGTGGCTTATCGGCAAACTTTTTTACTGCGCTTGCTAGAGCGAATATCAATATCGTTGCCATTGCTCAAGGATCATCAGAACGATCGATTTCGGTAGTTGTTGATAATGACATTGCAGTAATGGGCGTTCGCGTTGCTCATCAAATGTTATTTGGTACTGATCAAACGTTAGATGTTTTTATTATTGGTGTTGGCGGCGTTGGTGGTGCATTAGTTGATCAAATCAGCCGACAACAAACTTGGCTTAAAAACAAACAAATAGATTTAAGAGTGTGTGGATTATTTAACTCAAAGCACTGTGTACTTAATCGTGATGGACTAAGCCTTACCAACTGGCGTGATACCATAAAACAGAGCCAAAAAACATATAGCATAAATCAGATACTTGAATTTGCTAAAGATAATCGTTTACTTAATCCTATTTTAGTTGACTGTACTTCAAGCTCTGATGTTGCTGATAAATATGCTGATCTTTTAGCTAGCGGTTTTCATGTCGTAACGCCAAATAAGAAAGCCAACACCAGCTCAATGGCTTACTATTTACGTTTACGCCAAGAGGCAGCAAAAAGTAAACGAAAATTTCAATATGATACGAATGTTGGAGCTGGTTTACCGGTTATTGAGAATTTACAAAATTTACTTAATGCAGGCGATGAACTTATTCGTTTCTCGGGTATTTTATCAGGATCACTATCATTTATATTTGGTAAACTCGACGAGGGTATGTCATTATCAGAAGCAACAAAACTTGCAAAAGAAAAAGGATTTACAGAGCCCGATCCTCGAGATGATCTTTCTGGTACTGATGTGGCACGTAAATTATTAATCTTAGCTAGAGAAGCAGGCCTACAATTAGAGCTAGCCCAAATTAATGTACAATCAGTATTACCTGCTTCTTATTCACAAGGCGATGTGAGTGAGTTTATGGCTAAATTACCACAGCTTGATACAGAATTTAAAACGAAAGTAGAAACTGCGGCGAAGCAAGGTAAAGTATTGCGCTATGTAGGTAGTATTGATAATGGTGAATGTAGTGTTAAAATTGAGGCTGTTGATAGCGATGATCCGCTATATAAAATTAAAAATGGCGAGAATGCATTAGCATTTTATACCCGTTATTATCAACCAATTCCACTCGTATTACGTGGTTATGGTGCGGGTAATGATGTGACTGCAGCGGGTGTATTTGCCGATATCTTACGAACAACTTCGAGTAAAATTGGTGGTTAA
- a CDS encoding PTS fructose transporter subunit IIBC has translation MTKILAVTGCPTGIAHTYMAEEALKAAAKQAGVEIKVETNGASGIDNMITDADLAKAVGVIIAADKDVNPDRFNGMAVIEVPVKDGIHKADILIKQILTGNVPIRNSNKSEPITTDNVSNSQVKESIGRQIYKHLMNGVSNMLPFVVAGGVLIAISFLWGIYSADPMSPQYNQFAALLKNIGGQAFGIMVPVFTAFVASSIAGRPGMVAGFIGGLVANITGAGFIGGIIAGFAAGYLMLYVKKWLDHLPRQFEGLKSIFIMPLIGVFIIGAVMYLLGDPIAAINNGMKEWLQSLQQANPILLGIVIGCMCSFDFGGPVNKAAYVTGTMLLGEGNFYFMAGVSAACIVPPFAIALSTTIFGNKAFSEDERAAGLVNYVLGATHITEGAIPFAAKDPLRVIPIMMLSSAIAAVLTFLSHIQVPAPHGGFLVLPLVNKPLLWVGCIFVGAVLGAVLLGLTRMHRNRKLAAKAAS, from the coding sequence ATGACAAAAATTTTAGCAGTCACTGGGTGTCCAACAGGCATTGCTCATACTTATATGGCTGAGGAAGCATTAAAAGCTGCGGCAAAACAAGCAGGGGTTGAAATTAAAGTTGAAACCAACGGCGCAAGCGGCATTGATAATATGATTACTGACGCTGATTTGGCAAAGGCAGTAGGTGTTATTATCGCGGCGGATAAAGATGTTAATCCTGATCGCTTTAATGGTATGGCTGTTATTGAAGTACCGGTTAAAGATGGCATTCATAAAGCCGATATCTTAATTAAACAAATTCTCACTGGCAACGTACCCATTCGTAATAGTAATAAATCTGAGCCAATAACCACTGATAACGTATCGAATAGCCAAGTTAAAGAATCTATCGGTCGCCAAATTTATAAGCACTTAATGAACGGTGTTTCTAATATGCTGCCGTTTGTCGTTGCTGGCGGGGTTTTAATTGCTATTTCATTTTTATGGGGGATTTACTCAGCGGATCCCATGAGCCCACAATATAACCAATTTGCCGCTCTACTTAAAAATATAGGCGGCCAGGCATTTGGCATTATGGTACCAGTTTTTACTGCGTTTGTTGCCTCATCAATTGCAGGAAGGCCGGGTATGGTTGCTGGTTTTATTGGTGGGCTAGTTGCCAATATTACTGGAGCTGGCTTTATTGGCGGCATTATTGCTGGTTTTGCTGCTGGCTATTTAATGCTATATGTTAAAAAGTGGCTTGATCATTTACCTCGACAATTTGAAGGCTTAAAATCAATTTTTATTATGCCGCTAATTGGCGTCTTTATCATTGGTGCAGTAATGTACTTACTTGGCGATCCTATTGCTGCCATTAATAATGGTATGAAAGAGTGGTTACAATCTTTACAGCAAGCAAATCCAATCTTATTAGGTATTGTCATTGGCTGTATGTGTTCATTTGATTTTGGTGGACCCGTTAATAAAGCGGCTTATGTTACAGGCACGATGTTACTTGGTGAAGGTAACTTTTACTTTATGGCAGGGGTTTCTGCCGCTTGTATTGTCCCTCCTTTCGCAATTGCTCTCTCTACCACTATTTTTGGTAATAAAGCGTTTAGTGAAGATGAAAGGGCCGCAGGATTGGTCAACTATGTTTTAGGCGCAACTCATATTACTGAAGGTGCGATCCCGTTTGCGGCCAAAGATCCTCTTCGTGTTATTCCAATCATGATGCTATCTTCTGCAATTGCAGCTGTTTTAACATTTTTAAGCCATATTCAAGTTCCCGCTCCGCATGGTGGATTTTTAGTCTTACCGTTAGTAAATAAACCCTTACTTTGGGTAGGCTGTATTTTTGTTGGCGCAGTTCTGGGCGCAGTTCTACTCGGTTTAACTCGCATGCATCGAAATCGAAAATTAGCGGCAAAAGCGGCATCATAA
- the ribD gene encoding bifunctional diaminohydroxyphosphoribosylaminopyrimidine deaminase/5-amino-6-(5-phosphoribosylamino)uracil reductase RibD, with product MTNSPYFSDHDHLYMAKAIELAQLGCFTTTPNPNVGCVIVNNNQIIGEGYHIKAGEPHAEVYALRQAGVNAKGATAYVTLEPCSHFGRTPPCADALIKAGIARVVIAMQDPNPKVSGQGVKRLRQAGIEVDIGLLSEQAEHINRAFLKRMRCGIPYIQLKLAASLDGKIAMQSGESKWITSSDARQDVQYFRAQASAILSTRATVQADNASLTVRHAELPPQIQMIYPQETIRQPIRVIIDSKNKLMGDENIFKQLGETWVVRKDDKPIEQANCRLLIESSDKMNIDLTSLLKVLAEKQINSVWVEGGSHLAGALIEQGLVDELIIYYAPKLLGHNALDMAILPNLIELSKAPEFTFQSTIKIGDDLRCILQKKTK from the coding sequence ATGACTAACTCACCTTATTTTAGCGATCATGATCATCTTTATATGGCTAAAGCGATTGAGCTTGCACAGCTAGGTTGTTTTACGACTACGCCAAATCCAAATGTTGGCTGTGTGATTGTCAATAACAACCAAATTATTGGTGAAGGCTATCATATAAAAGCAGGGGAACCGCATGCTGAGGTTTACGCGTTAAGGCAAGCTGGCGTGAATGCAAAAGGCGCAACAGCGTATGTGACACTTGAACCATGTAGTCATTTTGGCAGAACTCCACCATGTGCCGATGCATTGATCAAAGCGGGGATAGCAAGGGTTGTTATTGCCATGCAAGATCCTAATCCGAAAGTTTCAGGGCAAGGTGTTAAACGGCTGCGTCAGGCCGGCATTGAGGTTGACATTGGGCTACTTTCAGAGCAAGCCGAGCACATTAATCGAGCGTTTTTAAAGCGTATGCGCTGTGGTATACCTTATATTCAACTCAAATTAGCCGCCTCTTTAGATGGCAAAATTGCTATGCAGTCAGGCGAAAGCAAATGGATCACATCGAGTGATGCGCGGCAAGATGTTCAGTATTTTAGGGCTCAAGCGAGCGCTATTTTAAGTACTCGTGCAACAGTCCAAGCTGACAACGCTAGTTTAACCGTTCGTCACGCTGAGTTACCCCCACAAATTCAGATGATTTACCCTCAAGAAACGATTCGTCAGCCTATTCGAGTTATTATCGACAGTAAAAATAAACTTATGGGTGATGAAAATATTTTTAAACAACTAGGTGAAACTTGGGTAGTTCGCAAAGATGATAAACCTATTGAGCAAGCCAATTGCCGACTGTTAATTGAATCTTCAGACAAAATGAATATTGACCTAACCTCATTATTAAAAGTCCTTGCTGAAAAACAGATCAACTCAGTTTGGGTTGAGGGGGGAAGTCACCTTGCGGGCGCACTGATTGAGCAAGGTCTTGTTGATGAGTTAATTATTTATTATGCCCCTAAATTACTCGGTCATAATGCACTCGATATGGCTATATTGCCTAATTTAATAGAGCTTTCAAAGGCACCCGAATTTACATTTCAATCAACCATTAAAATTGGTGATGATTTACGCTGCATACTACAAAAGAAAACTAAATAA
- the nrdR gene encoding transcriptional regulator NrdR, producing MHCPFCNADDTKVIDSRLVSEGYQVRRRRQCNECHERFTTFEVAELIMPNVIKSNKIREPFNEDKLRSGMQKALEKRPVSSDAIEDAVTRIKSRLRATGEREVAGKLVGDYVMEELKNLDKVAYIRFASVYFSFDDIEQFSKEIAKLQ from the coding sequence ATGCACTGTCCATTTTGTAATGCAGACGATACTAAAGTTATTGACTCACGTTTAGTTAGTGAGGGTTACCAAGTCCGTCGTCGTCGCCAATGCAACGAATGCCATGAACGTTTTACGACATTTGAAGTTGCCGAACTAATTATGCCAAATGTGATTAAAAGTAATAAAATTCGTGAACCATTTAATGAAGATAAACTGCGTAGTGGCATGCAAAAAGCACTAGAAAAACGACCAGTGAGCTCAGATGCTATTGAAGATGCGGTAACGCGAATAAAATCAAGACTTAGAGCGACAGGTGAACGTGAAGTCGCTGGAAAGCTTGTTGGTGATTACGTGATGGAAGAACTTAAAAATTTAGATAAAGTTGCCTATATCCGCTTTGCCTCGGTCTATTTTAGTTTTGATGATATTGAGCAATTTAGTAAAGAAATTGCCAAATTACAATAG
- the thrB gene encoding homoserine kinase gives MSKSIKVYAPASMANISVGFDILGAAINPISGVMLGDSITVEDAAQFHLTNKGQFVKKLPKDPKFNIVYQCWQRFCQAMGKELPVAMTLEKNMPIGSGLGSSACSVVGALVALNEYFNKPFNEQQMLSMMGEMEGRISGGIHYDNVAPCYLGGMQLIVDEIGIISQSIPHFENWYWVMAYPGIKVSTAEARAILPAQYQKQDCVAHGRYVGGFIHACYTNQPQLAVSMLQDNIAEPYRKQLLPNFDETQTSVKRLGALASGISGSGPTIFVVTDKLETAQQVELWLKAHYLQNDEGFIHICKIDKQGARVV, from the coding sequence ATGAGTAAATCAATAAAAGTGTATGCGCCGGCATCAATGGCTAATATCAGTGTCGGATTTGATATTTTAGGTGCTGCAATTAATCCTATTAGCGGTGTGATGCTTGGCGATAGTATTACCGTTGAAGATGCAGCGCAATTTCACTTAACCAATAAAGGCCAGTTTGTTAAAAAGCTACCGAAAGATCCTAAATTTAATATTGTATATCAATGTTGGCAACGTTTTTGTCAAGCGATGGGGAAAGAACTACCTGTCGCAATGACTCTTGAAAAAAACATGCCAATTGGTTCGGGACTCGGTTCTAGTGCTTGCTCAGTCGTTGGCGCGTTAGTTGCACTAAACGAATATTTTAATAAACCATTTAATGAGCAGCAGATGCTAAGCATGATGGGGGAGATGGAAGGTCGGATCTCCGGTGGTATACATTATGATAATGTCGCTCCTTGTTATTTAGGGGGAATGCAGCTTATCGTCGATGAAATCGGCATTATTAGCCAGTCGATTCCACATTTTGAGAATTGGTATTGGGTGATGGCTTATCCAGGGATCAAAGTTTCAACGGCTGAAGCTAGAGCTATTTTACCGGCGCAATATCAAAAACAAGACTGTGTCGCGCATGGCCGCTATGTGGGTGGATTTATTCATGCATGTTATACCAACCAACCGCAACTTGCGGTATCTATGTTACAAGATAATATCGCCGAGCCTTATCGTAAACAGCTATTACCTAATTTTGATGAAACACAAACGAGCGTTAAACGTTTAGGTGCACTTGCTTCAGGGATCTCGGGCTCTGGGCCGACAATTTTTGTTGTCACCGATAAGCTTGAAACGGCTCAACAAGTTGAATTATGGCTGAAGGCTCATTATTTACAAAATGATGAAGGATTTATCCACATCTGTAAGATTGATAAGCAAGGCGCACGAGTTGTTTAA
- the folK gene encoding 2-amino-4-hydroxy-6-hydroxymethyldihydropteridine diphosphokinase — protein sequence MSVVFIALGANLGDPLKQAQDAIEAVNQLQLSQVIKTSPFYRSKPLGPQDQPDYLNAVIKIMTELSPIELLHALQEIEKNLGRVRKANRWGPRTLDLDILLYDNLQMSSEQLTIPHYDMKSREFVLYPLYDLEPQLVLPDQSVLSDLITHLPLNNLIRWS from the coding sequence ATGTCGGTGGTGTTTATTGCATTAGGTGCAAACTTAGGTGACCCATTAAAACAAGCACAAGATGCCATTGAAGCTGTCAATCAATTGCAATTAAGCCAAGTAATTAAAACCTCACCTTTTTATCGAAGTAAACCTTTGGGACCACAAGATCAGCCTGATTATTTAAACGCTGTCATAAAAATTATGACAGAATTATCGCCAATTGAGCTACTTCATGCCCTACAAGAAATTGAGAAAAATCTTGGCCGAGTAAGAAAAGCAAATCGCTGGGGGCCAAGAACGCTCGATTTAGATATATTGCTTTATGATAATTTACAAATGAGTAGTGAACAGTTAACTATCCCTCACTATGATATGAAAAGTCGTGAGTTTGTGTTATACCCTCTTTATGATCTTGAGCCACAATTAGTATTACCCGATCAAAGTGTGTTATCCGATCTTATTACTCACTTACCTTTAAATAATCTGATACGCTGGTCGTAA
- the thrC gene encoding threonine synthase — protein sequence MKLYNLKDHSEQVSFSKAVQQGLGKGQGLFFPQDLPKFTPNEIDSLLKLDFISRSAKILSAFIGSEMSSEDMLRLVKNAFQFPAPVKSVEADIGTLELFHGPTLAFKDFGGRFMAQALVQVAADKKITILTATSGDTGAAVAHAFYHLPNIRVVILYPQGKISPLQEKLFCTLGDNIHTIAIKSDFDACQALVKKSFDDEALKTTIGLNSANSINISRLLAQICYYFEAFAQLTPKQREQLVISVPSGNFGDLTAGLLAKTMGLPIKRFIAATNANDTVPRYLETGNWEPHKTVATLSNAMDVSQPNNWPRIEEIYKREEWALKSLGHGAVSDDVAKQSVRELDKKGYLSEPHGAIAYRVLRDQLQDGEYGLFLGTAHPAKFKEVVEDILAKSIPLPQELAERADMTLLSHVMDDDFNQLRDFLINLKW from the coding sequence ATGAAACTTTATAATTTAAAAGATCATTCCGAACAAGTTAGTTTTTCTAAGGCTGTACAACAAGGATTAGGAAAAGGACAAGGTTTGTTTTTTCCACAGGATTTACCTAAGTTTACACCTAATGAAATTGATTCATTACTAAAATTAGATTTTATTAGTCGAAGTGCTAAAATTTTATCTGCTTTTATCGGCAGTGAAATGAGCAGTGAGGACATGCTAAGGTTAGTTAAAAATGCATTTCAATTCCCAGCGCCGGTTAAATCTGTTGAAGCAGATATTGGTACATTAGAGTTATTTCATGGCCCAACACTTGCCTTTAAAGATTTTGGTGGACGCTTTATGGCGCAGGCCTTAGTTCAAGTTGCTGCTGATAAAAAAATTACTATTTTAACCGCAACTTCTGGCGATACCGGAGCTGCGGTTGCTCATGCATTTTATCATTTACCCAATATTCGCGTTGTGATCTTGTATCCGCAGGGTAAGATCAGCCCCTTACAAGAAAAGCTCTTTTGTACATTGGGCGATAATATTCATACTATTGCGATCAAAAGCGATTTTGATGCTTGTCAGGCATTAGTTAAAAAATCATTTGATGATGAAGCATTAAAAACCACAATCGGATTAAATTCAGCAAATTCAATCAATATTAGCCGACTACTTGCGCAAATCTGTTACTATTTTGAAGCTTTTGCCCAGTTAACACCAAAACAACGTGAACAATTAGTTATTTCAGTGCCGAGTGGTAATTTTGGTGATTTAACTGCTGGCCTACTTGCAAAAACGATGGGCTTACCAATTAAACGTTTTATTGCTGCGACAAACGCTAACGATACGGTACCTCGTTATTTAGAAACAGGCAATTGGGAGCCTCATAAAACAGTTGCTACACTATCGAATGCTATGGACGTGAGTCAACCCAACAACTGGCCTCGTATTGAAGAAATCTATAAACGTGAAGAATGGGCACTAAAATCATTAGGTCATGGCGCAGTATCTGATGATGTAGCTAAACAAAGCGTACGTGAACTAGATAAAAAAGGTTATTTATCAGAGCCTCATGGTGCCATCGCGTACCGCGTTTTACGCGACCAGCTACAAGATGGTGAGTATGGACTCTTTTTAGGCACCGCGCACCCTGCTAAATTTAAAGAAGTCGTTGAGGATATTTTAGCTAAATCAATTCCTCTACCTCAAGAGTTAGCTGAGCGGGCTGATATGACATTGTTGTCGCATGTAATGGATGATGATTTTAATCAGTTACGTGATTTTTTAATCAACCTTAAATGGTAA